A single window of Streptomyces xanthii DNA harbors:
- a CDS encoding sensor histidine kinase gives MAWPSREALSREGKTRARWMLSWLVRVVVITVLLWTAITQRDVPGWAVAAAPVGLVIASVAAWGFFRTTLEHRLWPSLGILAVLFVLAGLAQTIGFLAPAVVLWCGCAVTALERLPLIAAVPVTGVALAAFALTNDDSWISTTAVAVGLCLSGYVLRLDAEARGSAQRLLVQERAARKAEAESAALAERSRIAREIHDVLAHSLSAQLVHLEAARILIERGADRDQILERVVAARGMARDGLDETRQALSALRGDLTPLEDFLRELVASSGGATLTVQGERRPLSAEASQAVRRVAQEALTNVRKHAPGAKAALRLEYLPEEVALEIRDSGASGPQGELTVSGAGYGLLGMRERAELLGGSLEAGPCEEGFVVSLKVPV, from the coding sequence ATGGCGTGGCCCTCGCGGGAGGCGCTCTCCCGCGAGGGGAAGACCCGCGCACGGTGGATGCTGTCCTGGCTGGTCAGGGTGGTCGTGATCACCGTCCTGCTGTGGACGGCGATCACGCAGCGCGACGTCCCCGGCTGGGCCGTTGCGGCGGCTCCCGTGGGTCTGGTGATCGCGTCCGTTGCGGCGTGGGGCTTCTTCCGGACCACGCTAGAACACCGGCTGTGGCCTTCCCTCGGCATCCTCGCCGTTCTGTTCGTACTCGCCGGGCTGGCCCAGACGATCGGCTTCCTGGCGCCGGCCGTGGTCCTCTGGTGCGGTTGCGCCGTCACCGCGCTGGAGCGACTGCCGTTGATCGCCGCCGTGCCCGTCACGGGTGTCGCGCTCGCCGCGTTCGCGCTCACCAACGACGACTCATGGATCTCCACGACCGCCGTCGCCGTGGGCCTGTGCCTGTCCGGATACGTGCTGCGGCTGGACGCCGAGGCCCGGGGCAGCGCCCAGAGGCTCCTGGTCCAGGAGCGAGCGGCGCGGAAGGCGGAGGCCGAGTCCGCCGCGCTCGCCGAGAGATCCCGCATCGCCCGCGAGATCCACGACGTGCTCGCGCACAGTCTCTCGGCACAGCTCGTGCACCTGGAAGCGGCCCGGATCCTCATCGAGCGCGGGGCCGACCGGGACCAGATCCTCGAGCGGGTGGTGGCCGCCCGCGGCATGGCCAGGGACGGCCTCGACGAGACCCGCCAGGCTCTCTCGGCGCTGCGCGGAGACCTGACGCCGCTCGAGGACTTCCTGCGGGAACTGGTCGCTTCCTCGGGCGGTGCCACGCTCACGGTGCAGGGCGAGCGCAGACCTCTCTCCGCCGAGGCCTCGCAGGCGGTCCGCAGAGTCGCACAGGAAGCGCTGACGAACGTACGCAAGCACGCCCCAGGGGCGAAGGCCGCACTGCGGCTGGAGTACCTGCCCGAGGAAGTGGCCCTGGAAATACGGGATTCGGGTGCATCGGGGCCGCAGGGCGAGCTCACTGTCAGTGGCGCCGGTTACGGTCTGTTGGGGATGAGGGAGCGTGCCGAGCTGCTGGGCGGCTCGTTGGAGGCGGGGCCGTGCGAGGAGGGTTTCGTGGTCAGTTTGAAGGTTCCCGTATGA
- a CDS encoding DUF1453 domain-containing protein, with translation MSGPTEVLVIVAVVALVVVRQFRTERLSMDRKWWLLPVALGFFALRDGKVADPHHMTGSVILLVVELLVSVGIGIGWAFTTRLWADEHGDVWTKGTVATAGAWAGGVAARVAVAGIGLAMGVHLGSDAFMLGFAVSLLARSGVLMWRAGALESAYVGAVPQPAWEDRR, from the coding sequence ATGTCCGGTCCCACCGAAGTCCTGGTGATCGTCGCCGTCGTCGCCCTGGTCGTCGTGCGCCAGTTCAGGACCGAGCGCCTGTCGATGGACCGCAAGTGGTGGCTGCTGCCCGTGGCCCTCGGATTCTTCGCGCTCCGCGACGGTAAGGTCGCCGACCCGCACCACATGACGGGCTCCGTGATCCTGCTCGTCGTCGAACTGCTGGTGAGCGTCGGTATTGGGATCGGCTGGGCGTTCACCACACGGCTGTGGGCCGACGAGCACGGGGACGTCTGGACGAAGGGTACGGTCGCCACGGCCGGAGCCTGGGCCGGCGGGGTCGCCGCCCGGGTCGCCGTCGCCGGCATCGGCCTCGCGATGGGCGTCCACCTCGGCAGTGACGCGTTCATGCTCGGCTTCGCCGTCTCACTGCTGGCCCGGTCCGGGGTCCTGATGTGGCGGGCCGGCGCCCTGGAGTCGGCGTACGTTGGTGCTGTCCCGCAGCCGGCCTGGGAGGACCGCAGGTGA
- a CDS encoding DNA gyrase/topoisomerase IV subunit B — protein sequence MTAETSVPSTALLTGADRDGSNYTARHLLVLEGLEAVRKRPGMYIGSTDSRGLMHCLWEIIDNSVDEALGGYCDHIEVILHDDGSVEVRDNGRGIPVDVEPKTGLSGVEVVMTKLHAGGKFGGGSYAASGGLHGVGASVVNALSARLDVEVDRNGHTHAISFRRGVPGAFAKPGPDAAFDPSARLTKTKKIPKARLGTRIRYWADRQIFLKDAKLSLETLHQRARQTAFLVPGLTIVVRDEFGLGDGGSKGEESFRFDGGISEFCEYLAQDKPVCDVLRLTGQGTFKETVPVLDDHGQMTPTEVTRELGVDIALRWGTGYDTTLRSFVNIIATPKGGTHVTGFERSLTKTMNEVLRSQKLLRVAEDDVVKDDALEGLTAVVTVRLAEPQFEGQTKEVLGTSAANRIVANVVAKELKAFLTSTKRDAKAQARAVMEKAVAAARTRIAARQHKDAQRRKTALESSSLPAKLADCRSDDVERSELFIVEGDSALGTAKLARNSEFQALLPIRGKILNVQKSSVSDMLKNVECGAIIQVIGAGSGRTFDIDAARYGKIILLVDADVDGAHIRCLLLTLFQRYMRPMVEAGRVFAAVPPLHRIELVQPKKGQDKYVYTYSDRELRETLLEFQRKNVRYKDSIQRYKGLGEMDADQLAETTMDPRHRTLRRINIGELDAAEQVFDLLMGNDVAPRKEFISSSAATLDRSRIDA from the coding sequence GTGACCGCCGAGACGTCCGTGCCGTCCACAGCGCTGCTGACCGGAGCAGACCGTGACGGTTCCAACTACACCGCGCGGCACCTGCTGGTCCTCGAGGGGCTCGAAGCAGTCCGCAAGCGACCGGGCATGTACATCGGCTCGACCGACAGCCGCGGCCTCATGCACTGCCTCTGGGAGATCATCGACAACTCCGTCGACGAGGCCCTGGGCGGCTACTGCGACCACATCGAGGTGATCCTGCACGACGACGGCTCCGTCGAGGTGCGGGACAACGGCCGAGGCATCCCCGTGGATGTCGAGCCCAAAACCGGCCTCTCCGGAGTCGAGGTCGTCATGACGAAGCTCCACGCGGGCGGAAAGTTCGGCGGTGGCTCCTACGCGGCCTCCGGCGGCCTCCACGGCGTGGGCGCCTCGGTGGTGAACGCGCTGTCGGCGCGTCTCGACGTCGAGGTGGACCGCAACGGGCACACGCACGCCATCAGCTTCCGGCGCGGCGTCCCCGGAGCCTTCGCCAAGCCCGGCCCCGACGCGGCCTTCGACCCTTCGGCGCGCCTGACCAAGACCAAGAAGATCCCCAAGGCCCGCCTCGGCACCCGCATCCGCTACTGGGCGGACCGCCAGATCTTCCTCAAGGACGCCAAGCTCTCCCTGGAGACGCTGCACCAGCGCGCCCGCCAGACCGCGTTCCTCGTGCCCGGCCTGACCATCGTCGTCCGCGACGAGTTCGGCCTCGGGGACGGAGGCAGCAAGGGCGAGGAGTCCTTCCGCTTCGACGGCGGCATCAGCGAGTTCTGCGAGTACCTGGCGCAGGACAAGCCGGTCTGCGACGTCCTGCGCCTCACCGGACAGGGCACCTTCAAGGAGACCGTCCCGGTCCTGGACGACCACGGCCAGATGACACCGACCGAGGTCACCCGTGAGCTCGGCGTGGACATCGCGCTGCGCTGGGGCACGGGCTACGACACGACCCTCAGGTCGTTCGTGAACATCATCGCCACCCCCAAGGGCGGCACCCACGTGACGGGCTTCGAGCGCTCGCTCACCAAGACGATGAACGAGGTCCTGCGCAGCCAGAAGCTGCTGCGCGTCGCCGAGGACGACGTCGTCAAGGACGATGCCCTCGAAGGCCTCACCGCCGTCGTCACGGTGCGCCTCGCCGAGCCGCAGTTCGAGGGCCAGACCAAGGAGGTCCTCGGTACCTCCGCGGCCAACCGGATCGTCGCCAACGTGGTCGCCAAGGAGCTCAAGGCGTTCCTGACGTCCACCAAGCGTGACGCCAAGGCGCAGGCACGCGCCGTCATGGAGAAGGCCGTCGCGGCGGCCCGCACCCGCATCGCGGCCCGCCAGCACAAGGACGCGCAGCGCCGCAAGACGGCCCTGGAGTCCTCGTCGCTTCCCGCGAAGCTTGCCGACTGCCGCAGCGACGACGTGGAGCGCAGCGAGCTCTTCATCGTCGAGGGCGACTCCGCGCTCGGCACCGCCAAGCTCGCGCGGAACTCGGAGTTCCAGGCGCTCCTGCCGATCCGCGGCAAGATCCTCAACGTCCAGAAGTCGTCCGTCTCGGACATGCTGAAGAACGTCGAGTGCGGTGCGATCATCCAGGTGATAGGAGCTGGCTCCGGGCGCACCTTCGACATCGACGCGGCGCGCTACGGAAAGATCATCCTGCTCGTCGACGCCGACGTCGACGGCGCGCACATCCGCTGCCTCCTCCTGACGCTGTTCCAGCGCTACATGCGGCCGATGGTCGAGGCGGGCCGGGTCTTCGCCGCGGTGCCCCCGCTGCACCGCATCGAGCTGGTCCAGCCCAAGAAGGGCCAGGACAAGTACGTGTACACGTACTCCGACCGCGAGCTGCGCGAGACGCTGCTCGAGTTCCAGCGCAAGAACGTGCGGTACAAGGACTCGATCCAGCGGTACAAGGGTCTGGGCGAGATGGACGCCGACCAGCTGGCCGAGACCACGATGGACCCCCGCCACCGCACCCTGCGCCGGATCAACATCGGCGAGCTGGACGCCGCTGAGCAGGTGTTCGACCTGCTCATGGGCAACGATGTGGCACCGCGCAAGGAGTTCATCAGCAGCTCCGCCGCGACGCTCGACCGCTCGCGCATCGACGCGTAG
- a CDS encoding DUF7455 domain-containing protein produces the protein MTTVLTPASPLTAADRCDRCGAQAYLRVVLLSGGELLFCAHHGRKFEPELKKIAAEIQDETERLTAVPASAETEER, from the coding sequence GTGACTACTGTTCTGACCCCCGCGAGCCCGCTGACGGCCGCTGACCGCTGTGACCGTTGCGGCGCCCAGGCATACCTGCGCGTCGTGCTCCTCAGCGGTGGTGAACTGCTCTTCTGCGCCCACCACGGTCGCAAGTTCGAGCCGGAACTCAAGAAGATCGCCGCTGAGATACAGGACGAGACGGAGCGGCTCACCGCCGTTCCGGCAAGCGCCGAGACCGAGGAACGCTGA
- a CDS encoding S1 family peptidase: MRHARARVLTTSLAVLAAVAVSPLASPSRAAADDGVVGGQQVSVGDSPWAVALSSRDRFGGSRSGQFCGGVVVDRSTVLTAAHCLGPDVIGGPGGTVRDLKVIAGRDDLESTAGAEIPVRSMWVNPDYDERTNAGDVAVITLSTALPAGYVIPMADEGDPAYRPGTGAAVYGWGDTTGAGDYARTLHAARVQVLADSACERAYPGGPEGTYQSDSMLCAGVPEGGKDACQGDSGGPLVAQGKLIGLVSWGSGCGRPESPGVYTRVSDALRVLEQRTSRLPSVSEGA; the protein is encoded by the coding sequence ATGCGTCATGCCCGTGCGAGAGTGCTGACCACGTCCCTGGCCGTCCTGGCGGCGGTGGCCGTGTCGCCCCTGGCCTCGCCGTCGCGCGCGGCCGCCGACGACGGGGTCGTCGGCGGGCAGCAGGTCAGCGTGGGCGACAGCCCGTGGGCGGTGGCCCTGTCCAGTCGTGACCGGTTCGGAGGCAGCCGGTCGGGGCAGTTCTGCGGGGGCGTCGTCGTCGACCGGTCCACGGTGCTCACCGCGGCCCACTGTCTCGGGCCCGACGTGATCGGTGGGCCCGGAGGGACGGTCCGCGACCTCAAGGTGATCGCCGGCCGGGACGATCTCGAATCGACGGCGGGCGCGGAGATCCCCGTGCGCAGCATGTGGGTGAATCCCGACTACGACGAACGAACGAACGCGGGGGACGTGGCCGTCATCACACTGTCCACGGCACTGCCCGCGGGATACGTGATCCCCATGGCGGACGAGGGTGACCCCGCCTACCGCCCCGGTACGGGAGCGGCCGTCTACGGCTGGGGTGACACCACGGGCGCGGGTGACTACGCGCGCACGCTGCACGCGGCCCGTGTGCAGGTGCTCGCCGACAGTGCGTGCGAGAGGGCCTATCCGGGCGGTCCTGAGGGCACCTATCAGTCCGACTCGATGCTCTGCGCGGGCGTCCCCGAAGGCGGCAAGGACGCCTGCCAGGGGGACAGCGGCGGGCCACTGGTGGCCCAGGGCAAGCTGATCGGCCTGGTGTCCTGGGGGAGCGGCTGCGGGCGCCCGGAGAGCCCGGGCGTCTACACGCGCGTCTCGGACGCTCTGCGCGTGCTCGAGCAGCGCACCTCGAGGCTGCCCTCGGTGTCCGAGGGGGCGTGA
- a CDS encoding RNA polymerase sigma factor codes for MFVSASTSRTLPPEIAESVSVMALIERGKADGQIAGDDVRRAFEADQIPATQWKNVLRSLNQILEEEGVTLMVSAAEPKRPRKSVAAKSPAKRTTTKTVAAKTVTAKKVATGTPAAEAPAGASADEAPVKKAAAKKATTKKAAAKKTTAKKTAAKKTAAKKDDDLLEDEATEETPATGKAEGEPEAEGQGFVLSDEDEDDAPAQQVAAAGATADPVKDYLKQIGKVPLLNAEQEVELAKRIEAGLFAEDKLANADKLAPKLKRELEIIAEDGRRAKNHLLEANLRLVVSLAKRYTGRGMLFLDLIQEGNLGLIRAVEKFDYTKGYKFSTYATWWIRQAITRAMADQARTIRIPVHMVEVINKLARVQRQMLQDLGREPTPEELAKELDMTPEKVIEVQKYGREPISLHTPLGEDGDSEFGDLIEDSEAVVPADAVSFTLLQEQLHSVLDTLSEREAGVVSMRFGLTDGQPKTLDEIGKVYGVTRERIRQIESKTMSKLRHPSRSQVLRDYLD; via the coding sequence TTGTTCGTGTCGGCCAGCACATCCCGTACGCTCCCGCCGGAGATCGCCGAGTCCGTCTCTGTCATGGCGCTCATTGAGCGGGGAAAGGCTGATGGCCAGATCGCCGGCGACGACGTACGCCGTGCGTTCGAGGCCGACCAGATTCCGGCCACTCAGTGGAAGAACGTTCTGCGCAGCCTCAACCAGATCCTCGAGGAAGAGGGTGTGACGCTGATGGTCAGTGCCGCTGAGCCCAAGCGTCCCCGAAAGAGCGTCGCAGCCAAGAGTCCGGCCAAGCGCACCACCACCAAGACCGTCGCGGCCAAGACCGTCACCGCCAAGAAGGTCGCCACCGGCACCCCCGCGGCGGAGGCTCCCGCCGGGGCGTCGGCGGACGAGGCGCCGGTCAAGAAGGCCGCGGCCAAGAAGGCGACGACCAAGAAGGCCGCCGCCAAGAAGACGACCGCGAAGAAGACCGCGGCCAAGAAGACGGCCGCCAAGAAGGACGACGACCTTCTCGAGGACGAGGCGACCGAGGAGACCCCCGCCACCGGCAAGGCCGAGGGCGAGCCCGAGGCCGAGGGCCAGGGCTTCGTCCTGTCCGACGAGGACGAGGACGACGCGCCCGCGCAGCAGGTCGCGGCCGCCGGCGCCACCGCCGACCCGGTCAAGGACTACCTGAAGCAGATCGGCAAGGTCCCGCTGCTCAACGCCGAGCAGGAGGTCGAGCTCGCCAAGCGCATCGAGGCCGGCCTGTTCGCCGAGGACAAGCTGGCGAACGCCGACAAGCTGGCTCCGAAGCTCAAGCGCGAGCTCGAGATCATCGCCGAGGACGGCCGCCGCGCCAAGAACCACCTGCTGGAGGCCAACCTCCGCCTCGTGGTCTCCCTGGCCAAGCGCTACACCGGCCGCGGCATGCTCTTCCTGGACCTGATCCAGGAGGGCAACCTCGGTCTGATCCGCGCGGTCGAGAAGTTCGACTACACCAAGGGCTACAAGTTCTCCACGTACGCCACCTGGTGGATCCGTCAGGCGATCACCCGCGCCATGGCCGACCAGGCCCGCACCATCCGTATCCCGGTGCACATGGTCGAGGTCATCAACAAGCTCGCGCGCGTGCAGCGCCAGATGCTCCAGGACCTGGGCCGCGAGCCCACCCCGGAGGAGCTGGCCAAGGAACTCGACATGACCCCCGAGAAGGTCATCGAGGTCCAGAAGTACGGCCGCGAGCCCATCTCGCTGCACACCCCGCTGGGCGAGGACGGTGACAGCGAGTTCGGTGACCTCATCGAGGACTCCGAGGCCGTCGTCCCGGCCGACGCCGTCAGCTTCACGCTCCTCCAGGAGCAGCTGCACTCGGTCCTCGACACCCTGTCCGAGCGCGAGGCCGGCGTGGTCTCCATGCGCTTCGGTCTCACCGACGGTCAGCCGAAGACCCTCGACGAGATCGGCAAGGTGTACGGCGTGACGCGCGAGCGCATCCGCCAGATCGAGTCGAAGACCATGTCGAAGCTGCGCCACCCGTCGCGCTCGCAGGTCCTGCGCGACTACCTCGACTAG
- a CDS encoding FadR/GntR family transcriptional regulator, giving the protein MSTLAHTMMTTARSAESGLSGPGELDRYPYAEAPVDRVGAPAWDTGDADLGRVGRRPAGSRGRGLHGQLVQQLGQMIVSGDLGADRPLVPEEIGQRFEVSRTVVRESLRVLEAKGLVSARPNVGTRVRPVSDWNLLDPDIIEWRAFGPQRDDQRRELGELRWTIEPLAARLAAGHGRDDLQQRLSDMVEIMGHALGQGDSITFSRADAEFHALLIQLAGNRMLEHLSGIVSAALQVSGGPVTGCDRPNETTVAHHARIVEALATGDGVGAEAAMRQLLTVHLVPGPREH; this is encoded by the coding sequence GTGAGTACCCTTGCGCACACCATGATGACCACCGCCCGCTCCGCCGAATCCGGCCTCTCCGGACCGGGCGAACTCGATCGCTACCCCTATGCGGAGGCTCCTGTCGACCGCGTCGGCGCACCCGCGTGGGACACCGGCGACGCCGATCTGGGCCGCGTCGGCCGACGCCCCGCCGGCAGCCGCGGCCGCGGCCTGCACGGCCAACTCGTCCAGCAGTTGGGGCAGATGATCGTCTCCGGGGACCTGGGCGCCGACCGCCCGCTGGTCCCCGAGGAGATCGGCCAGCGTTTCGAGGTGTCCCGCACCGTCGTCCGCGAGTCGCTCCGCGTCCTCGAGGCCAAGGGGCTGGTCAGCGCCCGGCCGAACGTGGGCACGCGCGTGCGCCCCGTGAGCGACTGGAACCTGCTGGACCCCGACATCATCGAGTGGCGGGCCTTCGGACCGCAGCGTGACGACCAGCGCAGGGAGCTCGGTGAGCTGCGCTGGACGATCGAGCCGCTCGCCGCCCGGCTCGCCGCCGGACACGGCCGCGACGATCTGCAGCAACGTCTCTCCGACATGGTCGAGATCATGGGGCACGCCCTCGGACAGGGCGATTCGATCACCTTCTCGCGTGCCGACGCCGAGTTCCACGCGCTGCTGATCCAGCTCGCCGGCAACCGGATGCTCGAACACCTCTCCGGCATCGTCTCGGCCGCCCTGCAGGTCTCCGGCGGGCCCGTCACGGGCTGTGACCGGCCGAACGAGACGACCGTCGCGCACCACGCGCGCATCGTCGAGGCGCTCGCCACGGGCGACGGAGTCGGCGCCGAGGCGGCCATGCGTCAGCTGCTGACCGTCCACCTCGTGCCGGGCCCCCGCGAGCACTGA
- a CDS encoding ABC transporter ATP-binding protein, giving the protein MIQAIGLTSNARKEGPPAVDDVSFEAHGGYVTALLGPRGAGKTTAVRLMLALQQGRGITYFRGRPLHRIPHPSREVGVLLGDVPGHPARSVRGQLRMLCAATGVSVERADEVLEAVGLVSLRDQRLGTLSRGMDRRLGLAGALLADPHTLVLDGPSEGLSHRECSWLHGALRTYADLGGTVLFTTDDPKEAARAADHVVSLDGGKVVADQEASAFARTRLRPRVAVRSPHAARLAVLLAKEARRAKRSVEVVTEDGSRLSVYGSTCADVGETAFRHGILVHQLADEIGDAGPQSGPAQTPQSPVGPNDPERGHGAEGGLVVPPGGGHRAADAGRGEVANLLAPADAFTSATGMPSTPAAAPNEDKGAMDAPDSKYVALATDEEPSRDSSDRSAEAPPTLSPLPPPITVWSARSPLRPLRYELRRATGIPTGYVTVGLALVLSALLSLFLARVGHTPQPRLLAAWPHELPLPPAALGAGLLGAFAFGDEFRHPALGIDRGSVPRRLGLLTAKLAVGAATAVVMSTLVIACDAAMLHLVYGGELTQVPADWLSLSASWLVLVVACAWAGVLASAVFRSTTAGLAAVVAVPIVIVPLVQKALEGPSVRTAAGLPGRLSGLTLVHWPFGAERYAAAAVRMIVQPVGAALMLSLTALLCAYVLTAVRPRVR; this is encoded by the coding sequence ATGATCCAGGCCATCGGACTGACCAGCAACGCCCGTAAGGAGGGCCCGCCTGCCGTCGACGACGTGTCCTTCGAGGCGCACGGAGGATACGTCACCGCCCTGCTCGGCCCACGCGGCGCGGGCAAGACCACCGCGGTACGGCTGATGCTCGCACTGCAACAGGGCCGTGGCATCACGTACTTCAGAGGACGCCCGCTGCACCGCATTCCGCATCCCTCGCGCGAAGTCGGCGTCCTGCTCGGTGACGTCCCGGGGCACCCCGCCCGGTCGGTGCGTGGCCAACTCCGCATGCTGTGCGCGGCGACGGGCGTGTCCGTCGAGCGCGCGGACGAAGTGCTGGAGGCCGTGGGCCTGGTGAGCCTGCGCGATCAGCGCCTCGGCACGCTGTCGCGCGGAATGGACCGCCGGCTCGGCCTGGCCGGAGCGCTCCTGGCGGACCCGCACACCCTGGTCCTCGACGGCCCCTCCGAAGGGCTGTCGCACCGTGAGTGCAGCTGGCTGCACGGCGCCCTGCGGACGTACGCGGACCTCGGCGGCACCGTGCTGTTCACCACCGACGACCCCAAAGAGGCGGCGCGGGCGGCCGATCACGTCGTCTCGCTGGACGGCGGAAAGGTCGTGGCAGACCAGGAAGCCAGTGCCTTCGCCCGCACACGGCTGCGCCCCCGGGTCGCCGTCCGCAGCCCGCACGCCGCGCGCCTCGCGGTGCTGCTGGCCAAGGAAGCACGCAGGGCGAAACGGTCCGTCGAGGTCGTCACCGAGGACGGCAGCCGCCTCTCCGTGTACGGCAGCACCTGCGCCGACGTGGGCGAGACCGCGTTCCGCCACGGGATCCTGGTACACCAACTCGCCGACGAGATCGGGGACGCGGGCCCGCAATCGGGCCCCGCGCAGACTCCGCAATCCCCGGTCGGGCCGAACGACCCTGAGCGTGGCCACGGCGCGGAGGGCGGCCTTGTAGTGCCGCCCGGGGGCGGGCATCGTGCGGCCGACGCCGGCAGGGGCGAGGTCGCCAACCTGCTGGCTCCGGCAGACGCGTTCACGTCTGCCACCGGTATGCCGTCGACCCCCGCGGCCGCTCCGAACGAGGACAAGGGCGCCATGGACGCGCCGGACTCGAAGTACGTGGCGCTCGCGACGGATGAAGAGCCGTCCCGGGACAGCAGCGACCGCAGCGCAGAGGCGCCCCCCACCCTCTCGCCCCTGCCGCCGCCCATCACCGTCTGGTCCGCGCGCAGCCCCCTGCGCCCCCTGCGCTACGAGCTGCGCCGCGCGACCGGCATCCCCACCGGCTACGTGACCGTCGGCCTCGCTCTCGTCCTGTCCGCACTCCTCTCCCTGTTCCTCGCCCGGGTCGGACACACACCGCAGCCGCGCCTGCTCGCCGCCTGGCCGCACGAGCTGCCCCTGCCCCCCGCCGCACTCGGCGCGGGCCTGCTCGGCGCCTTCGCCTTCGGCGACGAGTTCCGCCACCCCGCCCTCGGTATCGACCGGGGATCCGTACCGCGCCGGCTGGGACTGCTCACGGCCAAGCTGGCCGTGGGTGCCGCGACCGCTGTCGTCATGTCAACCCTCGTGATCGCCTGCGACGCCGCCATGCTCCATCTGGTATACGGCGGCGAACTCACACAAGTCCCCGCCGACTGGCTCTCGTTGAGCGCGAGTTGGCTCGTCCTCGTCGTCGCCTGCGCCTGGGCGGGAGTCCTGGCCTCCGCGGTCTTCCGGTCCACCACCGCCGGGCTCGCCGCCGTCGTGGCCGTGCCGATCGTGATCGTCCCGCTCGTACAGAAGGCCCTGGAGGGACCGTCTGTGCGAACGGCCGCGGGGCTTCCAGGCCGTCTGAGCGGTCTCACGCTGGTGCACTGGCCCTTCGGTGCGGAGCGCTACGCGGCGGCCGCGGTGCGGATGATCGTTCAACCTGTAGGTGCTGCGCTCATGTTGTCGCTCACCGCGCTGCTCTGCGCATACGTGCTCACAGCGGTGCGCCCCCGGGTGCGCTGA
- a CDS encoding NUDIX hydrolase, protein MPPYDPSAFPPFAVTVDLVVLTVRRHALCALAVRRGEPPFQGRWALPGGFVRDDEDLTEAAARELAEETGLRAHDPGVPAQDNGAHLEQLATYGDPKRDPRMRVVSVAHLALAPDLPAPRAGGDAHSARWAPVEELMNQSGFGREGEQAAPLAFDHAQILADGVERARSKIEYSSLATAFCPPEFTVGELRRVYEAVWGVALDPRNFHRKVTGTPGFLVPTGGTTTRQGGRPAQLFRAGGATLLNPPMLRPEV, encoded by the coding sequence ATGCCACCCTACGACCCGTCGGCCTTCCCGCCCTTCGCTGTCACCGTCGACCTGGTCGTGCTGACCGTGCGCCGCCACGCCCTGTGCGCGTTGGCGGTACGGCGAGGTGAGCCGCCCTTTCAGGGGCGTTGGGCGCTGCCCGGCGGGTTCGTCCGGGACGACGAGGACCTGACGGAGGCGGCAGCCCGGGAGCTGGCCGAGGAGACCGGCCTGCGCGCCCACGACCCGGGCGTGCCGGCGCAGGACAACGGCGCACACCTGGAGCAGCTCGCGACGTACGGGGATCCCAAGCGCGATCCGCGGATGCGCGTGGTCAGCGTCGCCCACCTGGCCCTCGCGCCCGACCTGCCCGCGCCCCGGGCAGGCGGCGACGCACACAGTGCCCGGTGGGCGCCGGTCGAGGAGCTGATGAACCAGAGCGGGTTCGGCCGGGAGGGGGAGCAGGCGGCGCCGCTGGCCTTCGACCACGCGCAGATCCTTGCGGACGGCGTCGAGCGCGCCCGCTCGAAGATCGAATACTCCTCGCTGGCCACCGCGTTCTGCCCGCCGGAGTTCACCGTCGGGGAGCTGCGCCGCGTCTACGAGGCGGTGTGGGGAGTCGCCCTCGACCCGCGCAACTTCCACCGCAAGGTGACCGGCACGCCCGGCTTCCTCGTCCCGACCGGGGGAACGACCACCCGCCAGGGCGGACGCCCCGCCCAGCTCTTCCGCGCGGGCGGAGCGACGCTGCTCAACCCGCCGATGCTGCGCCCCGAGGTCTGA